From a single Anomalospiza imberbis isolate Cuckoo-Finch-1a 21T00152 chromosome 16, ASM3175350v1, whole genome shotgun sequence genomic region:
- the MRPS34 gene encoding small ribosomal subunit protein mS34 — protein sequence MARKKLHRPIAAMAKKIREYRELKDRPRDSQRFAVDYETMRRPLTQKRLPVRAWEDVRNENRLLALLCRLPRFGVGRTVTRKSWLWAHHEPCYWVITKVKADYMAENMDHGRAWGYLTFKGKTEEQVREIDKAMYHDWRMVPKHEEEAFKKFTPVPEATVRFLPYPPLLRAMILAQWQKEGRPIMEEPIIDLEKVLASPQEWAKKKATGTLV from the exons ATGGCCCGCAAGAAACTGCACCGGCCCATCGCCGCCATGGCCAAGAAGATCCGCGAGTACCGGGAGCTGAAGGATCGGCCGCGGGACTCTCAGCGCTTCGCCGTGGACTACGAGACCATGCGGCGGCCGCTAACGCAGAAACGACTGCCCGTGCGGGCCTGGGAGGACGTGAGGAACGAGAACCGACTGTTGGCGCTGCTCTGCCGCCTGCCGCGCTTCGGCGTGGGCCGCACCGTCACCCGCAAGTCCTGGCTGTGGGCGCACCACGAGCCCTGCTACTGGGTCATCACCAAGGTGAAGGCGGACTACATGGCCGAG aaCATGGACCATGGAAGAGCCTGGGGCTACCTGACCTTCAAAG GCAAAACTGAAGAGCAAGTGAGGGAGATTGACAAAGCCATGTACCACGACTGGCGTATGGTGCCCAAACACGAGGAGGAAGCCTTCAAGAAATTCACCCCAGTGCCTGAGGCGACTGTTCGGTTCCTGCCATACCCACCACTGCTCCGAGCCATGATCCTTGCACAGTGGCAGAAGGAGGGAAGACCAATCATGGAAGAGCCAATTATTGATCTGGAGAAGGTCCTGGCCTCTCCTCAAGAGTGGGCAAAGAAAAAAGCTACTGGGACACTGGTATAG